CTAAACAACTTTATTATGTTCCCATATATTTGAATTATTCCAAAAGGACTTCCGGATTATTTTGCATATATTTGGAATTTATTTTATACCAATAAAAATATTTATTCGCGTTTTTATAAATTAATAGTCGGTATATTCATGAGCGTGACGAAAAAATCGCCTGTCCGTAAATATCATTGCTTCAGGCAGTTGATCATGGTGTTCATCACCCTGGTCCTGTTAGCTACTTTATGTTTTAATATTTTAGGCGCGGCCCAAGATAACGCCAATGTCTACATAAGCTCAGTATGTTTTAACGCTCCCGGGAACGATATTACGAACCTTAACGGCGAATGGGTAAGGATCGTTAATACGGGTAAAGAACCCATACCGATGGAAGGCTGGAAACTGTCCGACCAGGGAGAAAAGCATGTATACGCTTTTCCACCGTTTACGATAGGCCCTGAGACCACTATAACGGTCTATACGGGAAAAGGTCAGGATAGTGATCGCGAGCTATTCATGGGCTTTAGCGAGCCTGTCTGGAACAATGACGGCGATATCGCTACTCTGAAGGATAATTCTGGCAGCATCATCTCCCGTTATGATGATATTTCCGGCCTGCCTGCCGTGAGCCCGCTGTCTATACAGGCCACTCCGGCGGCATCACCTGCTGCAATAGATATGCAGGCTCCGCTATCGGAATTGTCAGTCCATTTCATCGATGTCGGGCAGAGCGAATCGATATTACTTATTTCGGGCGACTGGACAATGCTTATAGACGGCGGCACAATCGACCAGGGTGAAAAAGTATCTGGCTATCTAAAAAGCCATGGCGTAAAAGATATTGACGTCCTTGTGGCCACTCACCCTCATTCGGACCATATCGGCGGCCTCATACAGGTGATGAATGAGTTTCCCGTAAAAATGGTACTCGATAGCGGACAGATACATACGACAAGGACATATGAGCAATTCCTGACACTCATAGACCAAAAGGACATTCCTTATGTACAGGCTGAAAGAGGCCAAAAGTACATATTCGGGCAAAACCTGGAAGTCGAGGTCCTGAACCCGCCGTCGACATATATTGCCGATGACCTTAACGAGAATTCCGTAGTGCTAAAAGTGACGTTCGGGAACGTTAAGTTCTTGTTCACCGGGGATGCGGGCTTCGACGCTGAAAAGAACATGGCGGCATCCGGTGTCAGCCTCGATAGCGACGTTTTAAAGGTCGCGCATCATGGAAGCGCTTATGCTACCGGCGAGGCATTCCTTTCTAAAGTAACGCCTGCCGTCAGCGTCATCGAGGTCGGCGAGAATAATTATGGCCATCCCTCGCAGGAGACTCTTGACAGGCTGAATGCGGCAGGATCCAATGTGTACAGGACAGATCTTAATGGCGACATCGTCATCACGACGGACGGCACGACCTATAAGGTCACTGATGAGTCCGGCGCTTCAACGATTTTCAGCACTGTTCCGGGAGAGCCTTCTCCTGTAACGCCTTCGCCTCTGACAGAGCGCATTCCGGGACTTGATAGGCTGGTATACATTATCGTGTTAGCGGCCTTGATAATACTGGCCATACTGGTCATCTACTGGATACTGCCCAAAAAGAGACGTAAGAGAAGAAAATGATCTTTAATATCTGATCCTATTTTTTATGGCCTTTCACCATAATATTAAAATAAGTCGTTCTCTATTATCTTTTAATTTATTAATAGAGGAAGGCCTGCTCACATGTTCGACCAGTCGCTTATCGAAGGACTAGTGTCTCAAAATAATTATTACAGGGACCAGAAAGAGGTACGGGAATTGCGAAATAAGGCGATCCGGATGTCCCACAAGCATCATTTTGAGAACAATGCTTTTTACAGAAAGTTCTGTAAAGCAAAAGGGATCACAGAAGAAGTTTCGCCAAAAGATTTTCATGACCTGCTCGTACCTGACGGCGTCTTTAAGTCCTATGAGCTGGAAAATCCTGAGAAAGAGCCTTTAAAGTTCAAGAAATGGGTCGACGGCATTGCCTCTATAAAAACCGATTTTATCCCTAAAAAGACAAATAGCCTTGAAGAGATGCTGGAAGAGTACGACAGGAACGGGATGTTCCTCGGATATAGCAGCGGAACTTCGGGAAAACTGACATTCCTCCCCAGGGATGGATTTACCAGGTCAATGATAGTAAGGTCGTACGTCGAAGCCGTTGACGCTACGGTCAAGATCAATAAGGGAAAGGACCATTTTGTGCTCGGTATACCCGGAAAGACTTTCCTTCAGGTCGGGTTCAACGGGCGTACTACGGCAGAGGACCTTTCCCCCGGTAATATTTTTTTTGCGATGAAAGAGCTAAAGTCGGACATCGTTAGGATAAGGATGAGAGGCCCCCGAAGTCCGAAAGAATATGCGATGAACGAATTGATAAAAAGGATGATGCCGGGAATGGAAAATAATGCGGTGAGCGGTCTTGCCGGCGAGCTTTTAAAGAGAAAAAACGAACGCGTAATATTCATGGCACCGCCATTCCTGATAGTCAATACGGCTAGATACGTCCTCGATAACGGCCTTGACGCAAAATTATCCCAGGACAGCATACTGGCGTCTACAGGAGGATTCAAGGGCAGAAAGGTCACGAGCAGGGACGATATGAACAGGCTCATTAAAGAGGCCTTTGGCGTGGATGAGAACCGCTATATTGACCTCTATGGCATGACCGAGTCCAATTCCATCATGGTCGAATGTATGGAAGGGAATAACAAACACATTCCACCATGGATGGAAGTCGTACTATTTGACGATCATATGGAGCCCATAGAGCCGAAGGGTAAAGTTACCGGCTATTATGGTTTCCTGGAAGCTTCCAGCAGGTCTTTCCCCGGGTTCATAATGACAGGGGATAAGATAACGGTGGACTATGACGGATGCAGCGCATGTGATAAGAAGACTCCAGTGGTCTCCGGTATCGGAAGGGCGCCGTTGACGGAAGGCAGAGGGTGTGCAGGGGTCCTGTCAAAGACGGTGGGTGGCGCATAATGGTAAAAGAGTTCAAAGGTTACTATCTCCCCGGTTCTCTCGAAGATGTTGAAAAGAGCCTGGAAATCGAGGAAAGAAAGCTCGAGGACGCCGTGATACTTGTCCCAAGGGTAAATCCCGAACAAATAAAGAAAATTGTTAGCGGGTTGAAAGAAAACCGGGAAAAAATATCCGCTATGTCCGCTGAGGAGATAGCTGATATCTACGATAATGTATCTCAAAAATGGAAGAATAACGACTACGATAAAAAGAAGGCCGCTCTGCAGTATTTGCCCGAGCTTACAGGCCTTTCGCCGGAACTGATAGAATATTTCCAGTTCAGGTCGATATATAAGATCAATAACAAGACCATAAAATTCCTGTCAGATCTCAAGCTTAATGAGGATATTTTTAAGGATTTTGTGAACATTAAGCCGACAGACACTTATTT
This genomic window from Methanooceanicella nereidis contains:
- a CDS encoding lamin tail domain-containing protein, with translation MSVTKKSPVRKYHCFRQLIMVFITLVLLATLCFNILGAAQDNANVYISSVCFNAPGNDITNLNGEWVRIVNTGKEPIPMEGWKLSDQGEKHVYAFPPFTIGPETTITVYTGKGQDSDRELFMGFSEPVWNNDGDIATLKDNSGSIISRYDDISGLPAVSPLSIQATPAASPAAIDMQAPLSELSVHFIDVGQSESILLISGDWTMLIDGGTIDQGEKVSGYLKSHGVKDIDVLVATHPHSDHIGGLIQVMNEFPVKMVLDSGQIHTTRTYEQFLTLIDQKDIPYVQAERGQKYIFGQNLEVEVLNPPSTYIADDLNENSVVLKVTFGNVKFLFTGDAGFDAEKNMAASGVSLDSDVLKVAHHGSAYATGEAFLSKVTPAVSVIEVGENNYGHPSQETLDRLNAAGSNVYRTDLNGDIVITTDGTTYKVTDESGASTIFSTVPGEPSPVTPSPLTERIPGLDRLVYIIVLAALIILAILVIYWILPKKRRKRRK
- a CDS encoding LuxE/PaaK family acyltransferase, producing the protein MFDQSLIEGLVSQNNYYRDQKEVRELRNKAIRMSHKHHFENNAFYRKFCKAKGITEEVSPKDFHDLLVPDGVFKSYELENPEKEPLKFKKWVDGIASIKTDFIPKKTNSLEEMLEEYDRNGMFLGYSSGTSGKLTFLPRDGFTRSMIVRSYVEAVDATVKINKGKDHFVLGIPGKTFLQVGFNGRTTAEDLSPGNIFFAMKELKSDIVRIRMRGPRSPKEYAMNELIKRMMPGMENNAVSGLAGELLKRKNERVIFMAPPFLIVNTARYVLDNGLDAKLSQDSILASTGGFKGRKVTSRDDMNRLIKEAFGVDENRYIDLYGMTESNSIMVECMEGNNKHIPPWMEVVLFDDHMEPIEPKGKVTGYYGFLEASSRSFPGFIMTGDKITVDYDGCSACDKKTPVVSGIGRAPLTEGRGCAGVLSKTVGGA